A region of Deltaproteobacteria bacterium DNA encodes the following proteins:
- a CDS encoding Zn-ribbon domain-containing OB-fold protein, whose amino-acid sequence MSEKGGSLLLAEFDAKFPYDYSAGRYASYFLKQLKDHKRIMGIRCPKCQKVFVPPRPACGYCFVRNTEWVDMGDEGTLWGYTIVQFPFLDPMTGVERPIPYGYGFIELKGATTRLQHFVTAADLNKLRIGMRMKAVFREERKGNLADILYFKAIEE is encoded by the coding sequence ATGAGTGAAAAAGGCGGCTCTCTCTTATTAGCTGAGTTCGATGCGAAATTCCCTTATGATTATTCAGCCGGGCGTTATGCCAGCTATTTTTTAAAACAACTCAAGGATCATAAGCGAATCATGGGCATTCGTTGCCCGAAGTGTCAGAAAGTCTTTGTACCTCCCCGTCCGGCTTGCGGGTATTGTTTCGTAAGAAACACGGAGTGGGTCGACATGGGTGATGAAGGAACTCTTTGGGGGTACACCATTGTCCAATTCCCGTTCCTGGACCCAATGACCGGGGTGGAACGCCCGATCCCTTATGGGTACGGATTCATCGAATTGAAGGGTGCTACTACCCGGCTGCAACATTTTGTAACCGCTGCGGACTTAAATAAACTCAGGATCGGCATGCGGATGAAAGCCGTGTTTCGGGAGGAGCGAAAAGGGAATCTGGCG